A portion of the Halodesulfovibrio aestuarii DSM 17919 = ATCC 29578 genome contains these proteins:
- a CDS encoding major capsid protein has protein sequence MFDLKPYFTAVRIAKRFQNAPIIKDVVMDTLFPPEVRQTVESPVIPVSDIQQVVGAVPVVHRGAASIPLRGDVTLNTYVEPLPVRIHDDIDGVTLNNLKLANSTTLEQWAERKQLALRRTARLTAAVLCAQAVFDGSISYPLLESNGSYATYTVQYGDVLTYNTTAQEKWNHADASMMSIYKTLEEMSSKLDKAGHGGEKITFAGVLAFTTILTLIEATDKPKIPVKIMDDGSINLGGHKIKKMAETYPDPENDTVKAKLAPKEIRMIATGNTALFYGPIDDLDSNLQAMPMFVKPLKMDNPSKYMLIGESKPLPAVAPKATIKATVLT, from the coding sequence ATGTTTGATTTAAAACCATATTTTACAGCGGTACGAATCGCTAAGCGTTTCCAGAATGCGCCAATAATTAAAGACGTAGTCATGGATACGCTCTTTCCGCCAGAAGTACGGCAGACTGTAGAGTCCCCAGTAATTCCGGTGTCAGATATCCAGCAGGTTGTCGGAGCTGTTCCGGTAGTACATCGCGGCGCGGCCTCTATTCCGCTACGTGGTGATGTTACGCTTAATACCTACGTAGAACCGCTTCCCGTCCGTATTCATGACGATATTGATGGCGTGACGCTTAACAATTTAAAGCTGGCCAACTCTACCACGTTGGAACAGTGGGCAGAACGTAAGCAGCTTGCTCTTCGTAGAACTGCACGCCTTACTGCTGCGGTGCTTTGTGCACAAGCTGTGTTTGATGGAAGTATTAGCTACCCATTGCTTGAATCTAACGGAAGTTATGCAACCTATACGGTGCAATATGGTGATGTGCTTACGTACAACACTACCGCACAGGAAAAATGGAACCATGCTGATGCAAGCATGATGTCTATCTACAAGACTTTGGAAGAAATGAGTAGCAAGCTCGACAAGGCCGGGCATGGTGGAGAAAAAATTACGTTTGCTGGTGTGCTTGCATTTACCACTATTCTCACGCTCATTGAAGCTACAGATAAGCCGAAAATTCCTGTGAAAATTATGGATGATGGCTCTATCAACTTGGGCGGCCACAAAATTAAAAAGATGGCAGAAACATATCCTGATCCAGAAAACGATACCGTAAAGGCCAAGCTTGCGCCTAAAGAAATTCGCATGATTGCAACGGGCAATACCGCCTTATTCTACGGTCCTATTGATGATCTAGATTCTAATCTGCAAGCTATGCCGATGTTTGTGAAACCGCTTAAAATGGATAACCCAAGCAAGTATATGCTTATCGGTGAATCCAAACCCCTCCCCGCTGTCGCTCCTAAAGCTACAATTAAAGCTACCGTGTTGACGTAA
- a CDS encoding phage minor head protein, producing the protein MIKPVALAPAEAITYWKTKVPVSSGEFKRMGDEARSRAFAVSSLARADQVATMQAAIGKAIEDGETFNDFKKRVADVAKEATLRPWQLANIYRTNIQSAYMSGRYSQMKRAATSRPYWRYVAVGDERSRLDHLALHGKVYPHDHEFWNTFYPPNGFACRCSVQTLSEFQMRKRGLKVEKDMPDIVHATHPTTGEPLPPVRPKPDAGFSTNVGKEWHAGLTASELKDESQLVSTGVRTTMCRTPVEFTVHKGDACKLPLHELGDRHVLPVVDADILSEGLASEQYAKAFLNEFGLPDVDGSILHTLPCGHPLVISKHLFLDKKTGKWKVKGFGHEQYLKLLARTIKRPFEVWKVPSMLAGKPAHVLRMLRVFAGEDGKAGGFAIFNLVNGRKWSGVASFTPNIGNKTIMLESLERQREGILLYRES; encoded by the coding sequence ATGATTAAACCAGTTGCACTAGCTCCTGCCGAGGCCATTACTTATTGGAAAACTAAAGTTCCTGTTTCAAGTGGTGAATTTAAACGGATGGGTGATGAAGCTCGTTCTCGTGCCTTCGCAGTGAGTAGTCTTGCACGTGCTGATCAGGTGGCAACTATGCAGGCCGCGATAGGCAAGGCCATTGAAGATGGCGAGACCTTTAATGACTTCAAAAAACGTGTTGCGGATGTAGCCAAAGAAGCAACGCTGCGCCCGTGGCAACTTGCAAACATTTACCGCACCAATATTCAGAGCGCTTATATGTCAGGTCGCTATTCTCAGATGAAACGAGCAGCTACTAGTCGCCCGTATTGGCGATATGTTGCCGTGGGTGACGAGCGCAGTCGTCTTGATCATTTGGCGTTACACGGAAAAGTCTATCCGCATGACCATGAATTTTGGAATACATTTTATCCGCCTAATGGCTTCGCTTGTCGTTGTTCAGTGCAGACTTTGTCCGAGTTCCAGATGCGTAAGCGTGGTCTGAAAGTAGAAAAGGATATGCCGGACATTGTACACGCCACCCATCCGACTACAGGTGAGCCACTTCCTCCAGTACGACCAAAGCCGGATGCAGGGTTTTCAACCAATGTAGGAAAGGAATGGCACGCAGGGCTTACAGCTTCTGAGCTTAAAGATGAATCTCAGTTGGTATCAACAGGAGTGCGAACAACAATGTGCCGCACTCCTGTTGAGTTTACTGTGCATAAAGGAGACGCGTGTAAATTGCCATTACATGAGCTTGGTGACCGTCATGTTTTGCCCGTGGTAGATGCTGATATACTTTCCGAAGGGCTAGCTTCAGAGCAATACGCAAAAGCATTCCTAAACGAATTTGGCTTGCCCGATGTTGATGGTTCAATCCTGCATACACTTCCGTGTGGGCATCCTCTTGTTATCAGCAAGCACCTGTTTCTCGATAAAAAGACAGGTAAGTGGAAAGTAAAAGGCTTCGGGCACGAGCAGTACCTGAAGCTATTGGCCAGAACCATCAAAAGGCCGTTTGAAGTCTGGAAAGTGCCGTCAATGCTTGCAGGAAAGCCTGCGCATGTATTGCGGATGCTACGTGTGTTTGCCGGGGAAGATGGCAAAGCTGGCGGATTCGCTATTTTTAATCTGGTAAATGGGCGCAAGTGGTCAGGTGTAGCTTCTTTTACGCCGAATATCGGAAACAAAACGATAATGCTGGAATCGCTAGAGAGGCAGCGAGAAGGGATACTGCTTTATCGTGAGTCATGA
- a CDS encoding phage portal protein family protein has translation MNGLYLSSGEFVEFSKSNERGALTAELATRQRAGGYSPAMALGSLPDPDLVLRKRGDGVAVLDDLMADDEVTQAVQGRKLMTLNKRQYQFVPGAPAGAEPEAEAVKLCDSLVRDFEDIDMDVLFSGILDAPYYGMTPIELTFAPDGGRLKLVQVEPKPVEWFTFNDTNQLQFRGEFFSNPAPVHPYKFVLVRHFSTYKNPYGLRLLSRCLWPVAFKRGGIEFWTRFCEKFGQPWMLGTAGQNATQAEMNTMAANLASMVQDAVAVVPSGAKVEALQFSGKGEAHSSYVQHWDKAINKVLKGQTLTSDMGSGHSNAAAQTHYGVLEDYAAADAQLVVTAMNNIAWTYTKVNTPDAVNKRLRSAFSPIFSYIEPEDYKERVELDKGLSSLGVTFKKQHFVQKYALAEEEFTLKGEEDSGAGNLHGENKKKGTSDNEKQPEEKEENFAAPEEEKPDAIQQQIDTFVESVLPDVVTQNEKFMRQVQAAAENAESWEDMQLLLEELVPQDMTEDEQAAFMSKVLNGAAMFGQYAAGNSDD, from the coding sequence ATGAACGGTCTATATCTCTCCTCCGGAGAATTTGTCGAGTTTTCAAAATCTAATGAGCGTGGAGCACTAACGGCAGAACTTGCTACTCGCCAACGGGCGGGCGGCTACTCTCCCGCTATGGCGTTAGGCAGCCTTCCTGACCCTGATCTGGTTTTACGCAAGCGCGGTGACGGTGTTGCTGTGCTTGATGACCTGATGGCAGACGATGAAGTTACACAGGCCGTGCAGGGACGTAAGCTCATGACGCTGAACAAACGGCAGTATCAGTTTGTTCCGGGTGCACCTGCAGGAGCAGAGCCTGAAGCAGAGGCCGTGAAGCTGTGCGACAGCCTTGTTCGTGATTTTGAAGATATCGATATGGATGTGTTGTTCAGCGGCATTCTTGATGCGCCGTATTACGGTATGACGCCAATAGAACTTACCTTTGCGCCGGATGGTGGTCGTCTGAAGTTGGTGCAAGTAGAACCAAAGCCCGTGGAGTGGTTCACTTTTAACGATACCAATCAACTACAATTTCGTGGTGAATTCTTCTCTAATCCTGCGCCAGTTCATCCATATAAGTTTGTACTGGTACGACATTTCTCTACATACAAGAACCCGTATGGCCTACGCTTGTTGTCGCGCTGCTTGTGGCCTGTGGCGTTTAAACGTGGCGGGATAGAATTCTGGACTCGGTTCTGTGAGAAGTTTGGACAACCTTGGATGCTGGGAACAGCCGGGCAAAATGCAACTCAGGCAGAAATGAATACGATGGCGGCTAACCTTGCATCAATGGTGCAGGATGCCGTGGCGGTTGTTCCAAGTGGTGCAAAGGTTGAGGCGCTTCAGTTTTCAGGAAAGGGCGAAGCACACAGCAGCTACGTACAGCATTGGGACAAGGCAATAAATAAAGTCCTCAAGGGGCAGACGCTCACTAGTGATATGGGCAGCGGGCATTCAAATGCAGCAGCTCAAACACACTATGGCGTTCTGGAAGACTACGCGGCGGCTGACGCGCAACTAGTTGTAACTGCAATGAACAACATCGCGTGGACGTACACTAAGGTCAATACGCCTGACGCCGTGAACAAACGACTTCGTTCCGCATTTAGCCCTATATTTAGCTACATAGAACCGGAAGATTACAAGGAACGTGTTGAACTGGATAAGGGGCTGTCCTCACTTGGAGTGACGTTTAAAAAGCAGCATTTTGTACAAAAGTACGCGTTGGCCGAAGAAGAGTTTACGCTGAAAGGAGAAGAGGACTCCGGGGCGGGCAACCTTCACGGCGAGAACAAGAAAAAAGGTACGTCAGACAATGAAAAGCAACCTGAAGAGAAAGAAGAAAATTTTGCAGCTCCTGAAGAAGAAAAACCGGACGCAATTCAGCAGCAGATAGATACATTTGTTGAAAGTGTGCTGCCAGATGTTGTCACCCAAAATGAGAAATTTATGCGGCAAGTTCAGGCGGCAGCTGAAAACGCGGAGTCATGGGAAGATATGCAGCTCCTGTTGGAAGAGCTTGTTCCGCAAGACATGACGGAGGACGAGCAGGCCGCGTTTATGTCCAAAGTGCTAAATGGTGCTGCTATGTTTGGGCAATATGCAGCAGGTAATAGCGATGATTAA
- a CDS encoding DUF2730 family protein, which yields MKEFDTILRLIPLALCIVQGLFAWGLWSLSKRFVSTEECKKCRKHLEGAVMEMQSRQTAVESSIRELPSKTELHDLALTMKDLQGDLKGMQAAVEKLETMTNRQEEFLLNGAAK from the coding sequence GTGAAAGAATTTGATACCATTCTGCGCCTTATCCCGTTGGCGCTATGTATCGTTCAGGGCTTGTTTGCATGGGGGCTTTGGTCGCTTTCAAAACGATTCGTAAGCACAGAGGAATGCAAAAAGTGCCGTAAACATCTGGAGGGTGCAGTTATGGAAATGCAGAGCCGCCAGACAGCCGTTGAGTCATCAATTAGAGAGCTGCCAAGTAAAACAGAATTGCATGATCTAGCCCTGACAATGAAAGACCTTCAGGGCGATCTTAAAGGAATGCAGGCAGCCGTTGAAAAATTAGAAACCATGACGAACCGACAGGAAGAGTTCTTGCTGAATGGAGCTGCCAAATGA
- a CDS encoding D-Ala-D-Ala carboxypeptidase family metallohydrolase has translation MQRFLLSPNFYLDEFCRSQTAERLGRPIIVDQASEIIQNLKQLCVTVLQPLRDELGVSITITSGYRPKWLNDHIGGSQTSHHLFGLAADLVVPGIPPLQVAQAIERLNLPFQQVINEYGSWTHVAVPPVGEEPLRQALTFSHNGEQRCVKAGLHNVVQA, from the coding sequence ATGCAGCGTTTTTTATTATCTCCTAACTTCTATTTAGACGAATTTTGCCGCAGTCAAACGGCGGAGCGGTTAGGGCGTCCCATTATCGTAGATCAGGCCTCAGAGATTATTCAGAATCTGAAGCAGTTGTGCGTTACGGTATTGCAGCCTTTGCGTGACGAGCTTGGTGTTAGCATCACCATTACGAGTGGTTATCGTCCTAAGTGGCTGAATGATCATATCGGCGGTAGCCAGACGAGCCATCATTTGTTTGGACTGGCTGCTGATCTCGTTGTACCGGGCATCCCGCCTTTACAGGTAGCTCAAGCTATTGAGCGGCTGAACCTGCCATTCCAACAAGTAATCAATGAATATGGTTCGTGGACGCACGTAGCAGTCCCTCCGGTCGGAGAGGAGCCGCTACGGCAAGCGCTTACGTTTTCGCACAATGGCGAGCAGCGTTGCGTTAAGGCCGGATTGCATAACGTGGTGCAGGCGTAG
- a CDS encoding TrlF family AAA-like ATPase, whose amino-acid sequence MNSRGSEWHKWDLHVHTPASTICYENKNVTNEDIITSMIEHGISVFAVTDHHVIDIERYRELSKLGKAKGITVLPGIEFLSDSRGKEPIHFIGIFSETDDLEYIWGEIKHNTAIKQIDGPQKKKPDEVYCDLVNTIKLVKKLQGVVTIHAGGKSHSVENISHSFPHLAAQKIDIGNNIDIFEFGQNSHKKDQLAYNKFVFKEMKRSVPMIICSDNHNALDYTVEQYCWIKGSLDFEGLKYALNEPEERFYIGAQPDILSRLKTDSTKFLNEIVIERIGSDDQQHRWFEQVRIPLNPELITIIGNKGSGKSALADIIGLCTDGEHSPDYTFLNKDRFKQNGLAERFAAEVTFQSNIKTERRKLSHEIDPSDVSRAHYLPQRYFEKVCNEIGEINKFRAEIEKVVFQYIPEHERLETSSFSELVKIKKQSVESELKTLRDSLTKLNEKIITYENSLTPSYQKKVQNLLELKKEERIAHIKKRPKEVLIPNTNNTKYEQEQLDHWDNQKKELIEQKEQVIRDVTQKKIWKEELITYKKTIQDHLKSIEKINTQYSSILEATQINPTDLLSITFISSQIDTRINELGMEITTYEKELTATRPDSERNKDYAGRTIVEKIAYCDQKITQYASALGTLEKLNRTFQKELLEWELKKTRITQESKTQSEHVEEIKNNFPKKLSTLRQERLDLAHKIYQKLEEVKSIYDQVKLSIDNQLKKTNNTGNHPIDLTISSEFSTTTNFSKILLEHIYRNKSGSFHGKRDSEKTLNEKILNSTDWNKKESIKTFLSATINALEVNINSAKGDMDQRTCITELVKDRKTFYNFLFGLDYLNLHYELRQNEKELAQLSPGEKGALLLVFYLVLDKEDIPLIIDQPEDNLDNKSVAEVLVPFIKEAKKRRQIIMVTHNPNLAVVADSEQVIRVSIEKENGNKFSHVSGGIEKRIINDAVVDVLEGTLPAFTKRKDKYSSVITR is encoded by the coding sequence ATGAATTCTCGCGGCTCCGAATGGCATAAATGGGATCTCCATGTTCACACGCCAGCCTCAACAATCTGTTATGAAAATAAAAATGTTACCAACGAGGACATTATTACCAGCATGATTGAACATGGTATTTCAGTCTTTGCTGTTACAGACCATCATGTAATTGACATTGAACGTTACAGGGAACTTTCAAAACTCGGAAAAGCAAAAGGAATAACAGTGCTTCCCGGAATCGAATTTCTATCTGATTCGAGAGGTAAAGAACCTATCCACTTTATTGGAATATTTTCCGAAACTGATGACCTCGAATACATTTGGGGAGAAATAAAACATAATACTGCAATAAAGCAAATTGATGGTCCCCAGAAAAAAAAGCCTGATGAAGTATATTGCGATCTAGTTAACACCATAAAACTTGTAAAAAAACTGCAGGGGGTCGTAACTATTCATGCGGGAGGCAAGTCACACAGTGTCGAAAACATCTCCCACTCATTCCCCCATCTAGCAGCCCAAAAAATTGATATTGGAAACAATATAGACATCTTTGAATTTGGACAAAATTCACACAAAAAAGACCAACTAGCGTATAATAAATTTGTTTTCAAAGAAATGAAGCGCTCTGTCCCAATGATTATATGCTCTGACAATCATAATGCTCTTGATTATACGGTAGAACAATACTGCTGGATTAAAGGAAGTCTTGATTTCGAAGGATTAAAATATGCTCTAAACGAACCTGAAGAAAGGTTCTACATAGGCGCTCAACCTGATATCCTTTCGAGACTCAAAACTGATTCCACAAAATTTCTTAATGAGATCGTCATCGAACGGATTGGAAGCGATGATCAACAACATCGCTGGTTCGAACAAGTTAGAATCCCCCTAAATCCAGAACTTATTACTATTATTGGTAATAAAGGAAGCGGGAAAAGTGCACTCGCTGATATAATTGGACTATGCACTGATGGAGAGCATTCACCTGATTACACTTTTCTCAATAAAGATCGTTTCAAGCAAAACGGTTTAGCCGAACGCTTTGCAGCCGAAGTCACTTTTCAAAGCAATATAAAGACAGAACGCCGCAAGCTGAGTCATGAAATTGACCCTTCAGATGTCTCACGAGCACACTACTTACCACAGCGCTATTTTGAAAAAGTTTGCAACGAGATAGGTGAAATTAATAAATTCAGAGCAGAAATTGAAAAGGTCGTATTTCAATATATCCCTGAACACGAACGACTAGAGACAAGCTCGTTTTCAGAATTGGTTAAAATCAAAAAACAATCTGTTGAAAGCGAACTTAAAACCCTCAGGGATAGCCTTACCAAGCTCAATGAAAAAATCATTACCTATGAAAACTCCTTAACACCCTCTTATCAAAAGAAAGTTCAAAACCTCTTAGAACTTAAAAAAGAAGAGAGGATCGCGCATATAAAGAAGCGTCCAAAAGAGGTCCTTATTCCCAATACAAACAACACCAAATATGAACAAGAACAATTAGATCATTGGGATAATCAAAAAAAAGAGCTTATTGAACAAAAAGAGCAAGTTATTCGCGACGTCACACAAAAAAAAATATGGAAAGAAGAACTCATAACCTATAAAAAGACCATTCAGGACCACCTAAAATCTATAGAAAAAATCAATACTCAATATAGCTCAATTCTTGAAGCGACTCAAATTAACCCAACTGATCTTCTTTCAATAACATTTATTAGTTCTCAGATTGACACACGAATTAACGAATTGGGAATGGAAATTACGACATATGAAAAAGAACTTACTGCGACTAGGCCCGACTCAGAGAGAAATAAGGACTATGCAGGTCGAACTATTGTAGAAAAAATTGCATACTGCGATCAAAAAATTACGCAATATGCATCAGCCCTTGGAACTTTAGAAAAATTAAACAGAACTTTCCAAAAAGAACTACTTGAATGGGAACTAAAGAAAACTAGAATAACACAAGAAAGTAAAACGCAATCAGAACACGTTGAAGAAATAAAAAACAATTTTCCCAAAAAATTAAGTACACTAAGGCAAGAGCGGTTAGACCTTGCCCACAAAATTTATCAAAAATTAGAAGAAGTAAAATCTATTTATGATCAAGTTAAACTATCTATTGATAACCAATTAAAAAAAACAAACAACACTGGAAATCATCCCATTGATCTTACTATTTCTAGTGAATTTTCAACAACAACAAACTTTTCCAAAATCTTATTAGAGCATATTTATAGAAATAAGTCTGGCTCATTCCATGGTAAAAGGGACAGTGAAAAAACTTTAAACGAAAAAATACTAAATTCGACCGACTGGAATAAAAAGGAAAGTATTAAGACTTTTCTTTCAGCTACCATAAATGCCCTAGAAGTTAATATTAATTCTGCCAAGGGTGATATGGATCAAAGGACTTGCATCACAGAGCTTGTAAAAGACAGAAAAACTTTTTACAATTTTCTTTTTGGACTAGACTATCTTAATCTTCACTACGAGTTACGACAAAATGAAAAAGAGCTAGCACAACTATCTCCTGGAGAAAAAGGGGCTTTACTTCTTGTCTTCTATCTTGTTCTAGACAAAGAAGATATCCCTCTCATTATTGATCAGCCCGAAGACAACTTAGACAATAAGAGCGTTGCTGAGGTCTTAGTACCATTCATAAAAGAAGCCAAAAAGCGACGTCAGATAATTATGGTGACCCACAACCCAAACCTAGCGGTTGTAGCGGACTCTGAACAAGTTATAAGAGTCTCAATCGAAAAAGAAAATGGGAATAAATTTTCGCATGTTTCGGGGGGGATTGAAAAGCGCATAATTAATGATGCGGTAGTTGACGTTCTGGAGGGAACCCTTCCTGCCTTCACTAAACGCAAAGATAAATATAGTTCGGTTATTACAAGATAA